One Prochlorococcus marinus XMU1411 genomic window carries:
- the purL gene encoding phosphoribosylformylglycinamidine synthase subunit PurL — MINPENNDQYDLNEALKVENLTINDYEEICRRLKRKPNRTELGMFGVMWSEHCCYRNSKPLLSEFPTKGKNVLVGPGENAGVIDVGSNQKLVFKIESHNHPSAIEPFQGAATGVGGILRDIFTMGARPIAVLNSLRFGNLDKSSNIDLLRGVVSGISHYGNCVGVPTVGGEIDFDDSYSGNPLVNVMALGLLETNEIVCSGAKNVGSPVLYVGNTTGRDGVGGASFASSELTTTSLDDRPAVQVGDPFVEKSLIEACLDAFKTGDVIAAQDMGAAGLTCSSAEMAANGNLGISIDLDLVPSREDNMSSYQYLLSESQERMLFVVKEEKINSLIEKFNKWGLYAKVIGEVIEANEVIISHKSKIVAQIPTSALSDDTPIDFHNVINNPPHYLLKKWEWKENKLPEIYEQKIFSLKENKIFSCEEIILKLLSNPSIASKRWVYKQYDSQVQANTVFKPGESDAAVIRLREQNEKNKNRVFSGVAASVDCNSRWVFLDPFRGTIAAVAESARNVSCVGAEPVAITNNLNFSSPENDIGYWQLSSSCKGISEACKALETPVTGGNVSLYNESKNKDNEITPIYPTPVIGMVGKIDNVEKAISSAWKNVHDQIWLIGSHKSETTIAASSYLEYFHGEIAGRPPKIDLYDEKFCQSFLRNAILKSFVVSSHDISDGGLAIALAECCILSSKGAKIELNQDTIRYDNLLFAEGGSRIIFSVNNMKEKEWINYLKKIQINSKSSIFLKKIGYVSNQTLNIKIQDNDICNIRVEELTEKFNNSISSHF, encoded by the coding sequence ATGATAAATCCAGAAAATAATGATCAGTATGATCTTAATGAAGCACTAAAAGTTGAAAATTTAACGATTAATGACTACGAAGAAATTTGCAGAAGACTAAAGAGAAAACCAAATAGAACTGAACTAGGAATGTTTGGTGTGATGTGGTCTGAACATTGTTGTTATAGAAATTCAAAACCTTTATTATCTGAGTTTCCCACTAAAGGAAAAAATGTTTTAGTTGGACCTGGAGAAAATGCTGGTGTTATTGATGTTGGAAGTAATCAAAAACTTGTTTTTAAAATAGAAAGTCATAATCATCCATCGGCAATTGAACCTTTTCAAGGCGCGGCAACAGGTGTGGGCGGAATATTAAGAGATATTTTTACAATGGGAGCCAGGCCTATCGCAGTTCTGAATTCATTGAGGTTTGGAAATCTTGATAAATCATCAAATATCGATTTGCTTCGGGGAGTTGTTTCAGGTATTTCACATTATGGAAATTGTGTAGGTGTGCCTACTGTTGGAGGTGAAATTGATTTTGATGATAGTTATTCTGGAAATCCTCTAGTCAATGTTATGGCTTTAGGACTTTTGGAGACCAATGAAATCGTTTGTTCTGGAGCTAAAAACGTAGGGTCACCTGTACTATATGTTGGAAACACAACTGGGAGAGATGGTGTTGGTGGGGCTAGTTTCGCGAGTTCAGAATTAACTACTACTTCATTAGATGATAGACCTGCAGTTCAAGTAGGTGATCCATTTGTTGAAAAAAGTCTTATAGAAGCATGTTTAGATGCTTTTAAGACCGGAGATGTAATTGCAGCTCAAGATATGGGTGCGGCTGGTTTAACCTGCAGTAGTGCAGAAATGGCTGCAAATGGAAATTTAGGTATATCTATTGATTTAGATTTAGTTCCTTCTAGAGAAGATAATATGTCTTCTTATCAATATTTATTATCTGAATCGCAAGAGAGGATGTTATTTGTCGTAAAGGAAGAAAAAATTAATTCGCTTATTGAAAAATTTAATAAATGGGGATTGTATGCCAAAGTAATTGGTGAAGTAATAGAGGCTAATGAGGTAATTATTTCTCACAAAAGCAAAATTGTTGCTCAAATACCTACTTCTGCATTATCTGATGATACTCCTATTGATTTTCATAATGTGATTAATAATCCACCTCATTATTTATTAAAGAAATGGGAATGGAAAGAAAATAAGTTACCAGAAATTTATGAGCAAAAAATATTCTCCTTGAAGGAAAATAAGATTTTTTCTTGTGAAGAAATTATTTTAAAACTTCTATCTAATCCCTCTATAGCCTCTAAAAGATGGGTTTATAAACAGTATGATTCTCAAGTGCAGGCAAATACAGTGTTTAAACCTGGAGAATCTGATGCAGCTGTTATAAGACTTAGAGAACAAAATGAAAAAAATAAAAATAGAGTATTTTCTGGTGTTGCTGCATCAGTTGACTGCAATAGTAGATGGGTTTTTCTTGACCCTTTTAGAGGAACTATCGCTGCAGTTGCTGAATCTGCCAGAAATGTTAGTTGTGTCGGAGCTGAACCAGTAGCAATTACAAATAATTTGAATTTTTCTTCTCCTGAGAATGACATAGGATATTGGCAACTTTCTTCTTCATGTAAAGGAATTTCTGAAGCCTGTAAAGCTTTAGAAACTCCTGTAACAGGAGGAAATGTTTCTTTATATAATGAATCAAAAAATAAAGATAATGAAATTACTCCTATTTATCCGACACCAGTAATTGGAATGGTTGGAAAGATAGATAATGTTGAAAAAGCTATAAGTAGTGCCTGGAAAAATGTTCATGATCAAATATGGTTAATTGGTTCTCATAAATCAGAAACAACAATAGCAGCTAGTTCTTATTTGGAATACTTTCATGGAGAAATTGCAGGTCGGCCTCCAAAAATAGATTTGTATGATGAAAAGTTCTGTCAGAGTTTTTTAAGAAATGCGATTTTAAAAAGTTTTGTAGTCTCTTCTCATGATATTAGCGATGGTGGTTTAGCTATTGCTTTAGCAGAGTGTTGTATTTTGTCTTCAAAAGGTGCAAAGATAGAATTGAATCAAGATACTATTAGATATGATAATTTATTATTTGCAGAAGGAGGTTCTAGAATTATTTTTTCAGTAAATAATATGAAAGAAAAAGAATGGATTAATTATTTAAAAAAAATCCAAATAAATTCTAAATCAAGTATATTTTTAAAAAAAATAGGATATGTTTCTAATCAAACTTTAAACATAAAAATTCAAGATAACGATATCTGCAATATTAGAGTTGAGGAATTAACCGAAAAATTTAATAATAGTATTTCCAGTCACTTTTAA
- a CDS encoding PRC-barrel domain-containing protein encodes MKLPKEILLSELLSYSVKGNMALYYGNGENVWMHPPVHRILGWYSRPSNFDLKRNVWRLNQISQIIDNEIYVKGDPAISDLATLNRFPTLIEANLININGSKIGVIADFLFEMKTGKIKYYLVSRSNPKIPGSSRWKLNIETINDQQPGLVFCESNSLDDLSLIKSSIKHEFLQKGKKIFDRFDEMKNIASNKLEDWLEEDEDINQNLDLKQKSFYNDDISTRSFSDKKEDDPWI; translated from the coding sequence TTGAAATTACCTAAAGAAATTTTATTAAGTGAATTATTAAGTTACAGTGTTAAGGGCAATATGGCCCTTTATTACGGAAATGGAGAAAATGTTTGGATGCATCCTCCAGTTCATCGAATTTTAGGATGGTACTCTCGCCCTTCAAATTTTGATTTAAAAAGAAATGTTTGGCGTTTAAATCAAATAAGTCAAATAATAGATAATGAAATTTATGTTAAAGGTGATCCAGCTATTTCTGATTTAGCAACTTTAAATAGGTTCCCAACATTAATAGAAGCTAATCTCATAAATATCAATGGATCAAAAATAGGGGTTATTGCAGACTTTTTATTCGAAATGAAAACTGGTAAAATTAAATATTATTTAGTTTCTCGATCAAATCCTAAGATTCCAGGTTCTAGTAGATGGAAATTAAATATTGAAACTATTAATGATCAACAACCTGGATTGGTATTTTGCGAAAGTAATTCTTTAGACGATTTATCTTTAATAAAATCAAGTATAAAACATGAATTTTTACAAAAAGGAAAAAAAATATTTGACAGATTTGATGAAATGAAAAACATAGCTTCTAATAAATTAGAAGATTGGCTTGAAGAAGATGAAGATATAAACCAAAATTTAGATTTAAAACAAAAAAGTTTTTATAATGATGATATATCGACAAGATCTTTTAGTGATAAAAAAGAAGATGACCCTTGGATCTAA
- the dnaN gene encoding DNA polymerase III subunit beta: MEIICNQNELNNAIQLVSKAVASRPTHPILANILLTADQGTNKISLTGFDLNLGIQTSFDGTVKNSGAITIPAKLLSEIVNKLPNETPVSLEVDENLDNILIKSDRGSFNLKGIPSDDYPNLPFVESGTSLNIDPSSFLKAVKSTIFATSNDDSKQLLTGVNFTFKQNYLESASTDGHRLAVALIGNDEEYTVNKDKPPINQDDFSVTIPTRSLREIEKLVSLKSSENSIKLFYDKGQVVFISSNQIITTRTLEGTYPNYSQLLPDTFSKIFNFKTKKLIEALERIAVLADQQSSVVKIKIDNTDLASISADAQDIGNANELIPVSYSGENFDIAFNVRYLLEGLKIIYSENVLLKCNLPTTPAVFVPEDNLNSFTYLVMPVQVRS; encoded by the coding sequence ATGGAGATTATTTGTAATCAAAATGAGTTAAATAATGCAATACAACTTGTAAGCAAAGCAGTTGCTTCACGTCCAACTCATCCGATTCTTGCAAATATCCTCTTAACAGCTGACCAAGGAACAAATAAAATTAGTTTGACAGGATTTGATCTTAATTTAGGAATACAAACTTCTTTCGATGGAACTGTTAAAAATAGTGGTGCTATTACGATACCTGCAAAACTGTTATCTGAAATAGTAAACAAATTACCTAACGAAACTCCTGTTTCTTTAGAAGTAGATGAGAATTTAGATAACATTTTAATAAAAAGTGATAGAGGTTCTTTTAATCTTAAAGGTATACCTTCTGATGACTATCCAAATTTGCCATTTGTCGAAAGTGGGACTTCTTTAAATATTGATCCAAGTTCTTTTTTGAAAGCTGTAAAATCAACGATTTTTGCTACTAGCAATGATGATTCAAAGCAGTTACTTACAGGAGTCAATTTCACCTTTAAACAAAATTATCTAGAGTCTGCCTCTACAGATGGTCACAGATTGGCAGTTGCTTTAATTGGTAATGATGAAGAATATACAGTAAACAAAGACAAACCACCCATAAACCAAGATGATTTTTCAGTAACTATTCCCACTAGATCATTAAGAGAAATTGAAAAATTAGTATCTTTAAAAAGCTCTGAAAATTCAATAAAGCTTTTCTATGACAAAGGGCAAGTGGTTTTTATTTCGTCTAATCAAATAATTACAACTAGAACCCTTGAAGGTACCTATCCTAATTATTCACAATTACTTCCTGATACCTTTTCTAAGATTTTTAATTTTAAAACTAAAAAATTAATTGAAGCACTAGAAAGAATTGCTGTTTTAGCAGATCAGCAGAGTAGTGTTGTTAAGATTAAGATTGATAATACAGATTTAGCTTCCATCAGTGCAGATGCACAAGATATTGGTAATGCAAATGAATTAATACCTGTTTCCTATTCTGGAGAAAATTTTGATATTGCATTTAACGTTAGATATCTTTTAGAAGGTTTAAAAATTATTTATTCTGAAAATGTACTTTTAAAGTGTAATCTTCCAACTACACCAGCTGTTTTTGTTCCTGAAGATAATTTAAATTCTTTTACTTATTTAGTCATGCCTGTTCAGGTTCGTTCTTAA
- the purF gene encoding amidophosphoribosyltransferase encodes MCGIVGIVSSDDVNQQIYDSLLLLQHRGQDSTGIATMENTIFHIHKAKGQVNTAYRTRDMRNLIGRIGLGHVRYATKGSAESVEEAQPFYVNAPYGIVLIHNGNLTNTRDLEKQLFNIDKRHTNSSSDTEMLLNIFATELQEQIHNHELEPDIIFDSVKSLHKRIQGSYASIALISGHGLLAFRDPFGIRPLVIGKRLSSITKKEEWMVASESLVLENNDYQVVRDVDPGEAIFINLNGEFFSKQCSENPILCPCAFEYVYLARPDSIMNGISVYKARLKMGDYLAETIKTTINSGDIDVVMPIPDSSRPAAMQVARQLGIEYREGFFKNRYVGRTFIMPGQQKRKKSVRQKLNAMSAEFKNKNVLIVDDSIVRGTTSKEIVQMAKDAGANKVFFTSAAPPVRFPHVYGINMPNRDELIAHDRTVREIADQLEIDNLVYQSVENLSKSIISDSSIKELEMSCFTGFYVTGTVNQEYLNWVENEYKS; translated from the coding sequence ATGTGCGGAATAGTTGGAATCGTTTCTTCAGATGATGTAAATCAACAAATTTACGATAGTCTTTTACTTTTACAACATAGAGGCCAAGATTCAACAGGAATAGCCACAATGGAAAATACAATTTTTCATATACATAAGGCCAAAGGTCAGGTAAACACTGCTTATAGAACAAGAGATATGAGGAATTTAATCGGCAGAATCGGTTTAGGTCATGTTAGGTATGCAACAAAAGGATCAGCAGAAAGTGTTGAGGAAGCTCAGCCTTTTTATGTTAATGCTCCTTATGGAATTGTTTTGATACATAATGGCAATTTAACTAATACCAGAGATTTAGAAAAACAATTATTTAATATCGATAAGCGTCATACAAACTCTTCAAGTGATACTGAAATGCTATTAAATATTTTCGCTACAGAATTACAAGAACAAATTCATAATCATGAATTAGAACCAGACATTATTTTTGATTCTGTTAAATCTTTGCATAAAAGAATTCAAGGATCATATGCTTCAATTGCATTAATTTCAGGACATGGTTTATTAGCTTTCAGAGATCCTTTTGGTATAAGACCTTTAGTTATAGGTAAAAGACTTTCATCAATTACAAAAAAAGAAGAGTGGATGGTGGCTAGTGAATCTTTAGTGCTTGAGAATAACGATTATCAAGTAGTGAGAGATGTAGATCCTGGAGAAGCTATTTTTATAAATCTTAATGGCGAGTTTTTTTCTAAGCAATGCTCAGAAAATCCAATCTTATGTCCTTGTGCTTTTGAATATGTTTATTTAGCTAGGCCAGATTCGATTATGAATGGAATTTCAGTTTATAAAGCTCGTTTAAAAATGGGAGATTATTTGGCTGAAACAATAAAAACAACAATTAACTCTGGAGATATTGATGTTGTAATGCCTATCCCTGATTCTTCTCGACCTGCAGCTATGCAAGTGGCAAGACAGTTAGGCATTGAATATAGAGAAGGTTTTTTTAAAAATAGGTATGTTGGTAGAACATTCATAATGCCTGGTCAGCAGAAACGTAAGAAATCTGTAAGACAAAAATTAAATGCCATGAGTGCAGAATTTAAAAATAAAAATGTATTAATTGTTGATGACTCGATAGTTAGAGGTACTACTTCAAAAGAAATTGTTCAGATGGCTAAAGATGCAGGAGCAAATAAAGTTTTTTTTACATCAGCAGCACCCCCTGTTCGTTTTCCCCATGTTTATGGAATTAATATGCCAAATAGAGATGAATTAATAGCTCACGATAGAACAGTAAGAGAAATCGCTGATCAGCTAGAAATCGATAACCTGGTTTATCAAAGTGTTGAAAATTTAAGTAAATCTATAATAAGTGATTCTTCTATTAAAGAATTAGAGATGAGTTGTTTTACAGGTTTTTATGTAACAGGAACAGTAAATCAAGAGTACTTAAATTGGGTTGAAAACGAATATAAATCTTAG